A genomic region of Mobula hypostoma chromosome 16, sMobHyp1.1, whole genome shotgun sequence contains the following coding sequences:
- the nr2f1a gene encoding nuclear receptor subfamily 2 group F member 1-A, which yields MAMVVSTWRDPQDDVAGAQSGQSAQAQPGQQQQATSGAPHTPQTPGQPGPPSTPLGGSSQSVQPGGEKQQPSQQQQHIECVVCGDKSSGKHYGQFTCEGCKSFFKRSVRRNLTYTCRANRNCPIDQHHRNQCQYCRLKKCLKVGMRREAVQRGRMPPTQPNPGQYALTNGDPLNGHCYLSGYISLLLRAEPYPTSRYGSQCMQPNNIMGIENICELAARLLFSAVEWARNIPFFPDLQITDQVALLRLTWSELFVLNAAQCSMPLHVAPLLAAAGLHASPMSADRVVAFMDHIRIFQEQVEKLKALHVDSAEYSCLKAIVLFTSDACGLSDAAHIESLQEKSQCALEEYVRSQYPNQPSRFGKLLLRLPSLRTVSSSVIEQLFFVRLVGKTPIETLIRDMLLSGSSFNWPYMSIQ from the exons ATGGCAATGGTAGTTAGTACTTGGCGAGATCCTCAGGACGACGTGGCCGGAGCTCAGAGCGGCCAGTCTGCACAAGCGCAGCCAGGCCAGCAGCAGCAGGCGACGTCGGGAGCCCCTCACACGCCGCAGACCCCGGGCCAGCCGGGTCCGCCATCCACCCCGCTCGGAGGCAGCAGTCAGAGCGTCCAGCCAGGCGGAGAGAAACAGCAGCCGAGCCAACAGCAGCAGCACATCGAGTGTGTGGTGTGCGGGGATAAATCCAGCGGCAAACATTACGGCCAGTTCACATGCGAGGGCTGTAAAAGTTTCTTTAAGAGAAGTGTTCGGCGAAACTTAACGTACACTTGTCGTGCCAACCGGAATTGTCCTATAGACCAGCACCACCGTAATCAGTGTCAATACTGTCGCCTGAAGAAATGCCTGAAAGTTGGAATGAGACGGGAAG CGGTTCAGCGAGGAAGAATGCCCCCAACTCAGCCAAACCCGGGCCAGTACGCGTTGACGAATGGGGATCCTTTGAACGGCCATTGCTATCTATCTGGATACATCTCCTTACTACTGCGGGCCGAGCCTTACCCAACCTCTCGGTATGGAAGTCAGTGTATGCAACCCAACAACATCATGGGCATCGAGAACATTTGCGAGCTGGCTGCACGGTTGCTGTTCAGCGCTGTAGAATGGGCCAGGAATATCCCTTTCTTCCCAGATCTGCAGATCACAGATCAGGTGGCACTGCTAAGGCTGACTTGGAGTGAACTGTTTGTGCTGAACGCTGCCCAGTGCTCGATGCCATTGCATGTGGCTCCTCTGCTGGCCGCTGCCGGCCTCCATGCCTCGCCGATGTCCGCGGATAGAGTCGTTGCCTTTATGGATCACATAAGGATCTTTCAGGAacaagtggaaaaactgaaagcgCTCCACGTCGACTCGGCAGAATACAGCTGTCTTAAAGCTATTGTGCTGTTCACATCAG ATGCCTGTGGCCTGTCGGATGCTGCCCACATAGAGAGCCTACAGGAGAAATCTCAGTGTGCTTTAGAGGAGTACGTGAGGAGCCAGTACCCCAACCAGCCGAGCCGCTTCGGCAAGCTCTTACTGCGACTGCCTTCTCTTCGTACCGTCTCCTCCTCGGTCATCGAACAGCTCTTCTTCGTTCGCTTGGTAGGTAAAACACCGATTGAAACCCTCATCAGAGATATGTTACTGTCGGGCAGCAGCTTCAACTGGCCTTATATGTCCATCCAATGA